The Eublepharis macularius isolate TG4126 chromosome 3, MPM_Emac_v1.0, whole genome shotgun sequence genome has a window encoding:
- the PCDH8 gene encoding protocadherin-8, giving the protein MAPRRDGRPAIGLCQAVRLLCLGWLLPAVAGKTLRYYTHEEEPPGTVIGTLAEELPLKPTEGERSFRLLQQPGNSSAVRVRERDGQLSVGAERLDREALCGPAEEPCVLPFDVVSLGGGRGGAQYRLLHVELEVRDINDHAPRFPQPVLALEVSESAAPGTRLPLELARDPDAGSNGVQSFALSPADGPFGLEAQSRADGRKGAELVLLRELDREAQAAYRLELVAKDGGRPARSGTATLSVRVLDANDNAPAFPRGALLTLELPEDAPPGALLLELDAADPDEGANGQLLYSWGSQVPPEARRLFALDPLSGRLSLRAALDYELQRAYELDVQASDRGASPLAASCKVLVRLLDVNDNAPALAVSALSAGPGSPAAGAEAGLAFVSEAAAPQSLVALVSASDGDAGANGQVRLALLPAPQQPFALQRAYEASYLLLTAAPLDRERVPEYNLTLVAEDLGSPPARTVRRLTVRLADENDNAPRFAEARYELVLLENNAPGAYLAALLASDPDLGANGRLSYHLLDGPAPAADASLATYLSLDPATGALYAARAFDYELLKQLEVSVQAVDGGSPPLSGTAVVRVRVMDQNDNAPLITHPPLHNGSLEIGVSSKASQDSLVMHIKARDADEGINSELSFALLKDPQQQQQQHPGALDLFAINQKTGEIFLAQSLSEEQLGQVYQALLRVADGGRPPLSTTAMVSFLVTDEAPPSGGRDSLAKSSSGERTALQWDVPLIVIIVLAGSCTLLLVAIVTIATTCNKRKKEKEGALEEPLDSSPLEKGRQEGKGGLAPASPLARGFEVHSFPSKSSFASPEDSPASEDIPASENSRESASLYDSHSRLRDPHSESYTSTPSYSKEQGAPVAIWKGHSFNTISGREAEKFSGKDSGKGDSDFNDSDSDISGDALKKDLITHMQNGLWACTAECKVLGHSDRCWSPSCGRSNPHASPHPKAQLSTFSKSTSLPRDSLRRDNFYQAQLPKTVGLQSVYEKVLHRDFERTITLLSPPHPGRLPDLQEISVPVFQAPPARYLGPPTDATQKV; this is encoded by the exons ATGGCCCCTCGCCGTGATGGGCGCCCCGCAATTGGGCTCTGCCAGGCTGTGCGGCTTCTCTGCCTGGGCTGGCTGCTGCCCGCTGTGGCGGGCAAGACTCTGCGCTACTACACCCACGAGGAGGAGCCCCCCGGCACTGTCATCGGCACCCTGGCGGAGGAGCTGCCCCTGAAGCCGACGGAGGGCGAGCGCAGCTTCCGCCTGCTGCAGCAGCCGGGCAACAGCTCGGCGGTGCGGGTGCGCGAGCGGGACGGGCAGCTGAGCGTGGGCGCCGAGCGGCTGGACCGGGAGGCGCTGTGCGGGCCGGCGGAGGAGCCCTGCGTGCTGCCCTTCGACGTGGTGAGCCTGGGCGGCGGCCGCGGGGGCGCGCAGTACCGCCTGCTGCACGTGGAGCTGGAGGTGCGCGACATCAACGACCACGCGCCGCGCTTCCCACAGCCCGTGCTGGCGCTGGAGGTGTCGGAGAGCGCCGCGCCGGGCACCCGCCTGCCGCTCGAGCTGGCCCGCGACCCGGACGCCGGCTCCAACGGCGTGCAGAGCTTCGCGCTCTCGCCCGCCGACGGCCCCTTCGGCCTGGAGGCGCAGAGCCGCGCCGACGGGCGCAAGGGCGCCGAGCTGGTGCTGCTGCGCGAGCTGGATCGTGAGGCGCAGGCCGCCTACCGCCTGGAGCTGGTGGCCAAGGACGGCGGGCGGCCGGCGCGCTCGGGCACGGCCACGCTCAGCGTGCGCGTGCTGGACGCCAACGACAACGCGCCCGCCTTCCCGCGCGGCGCGCTCCTGACCCTGGAGCTGCCCGAGGACGCGCCGCCGGGCGCGCTGCTGCTCGAGCTGGACGCCGCCGACCCGGACGAGGGCGCCAACGGGCAGCTGCTCTACTCGTGGGGCAGCCAGGTGCCTCCCGAGGCGCGCCGCCTCTTCGCCCTCGACCCGCTCTCGGGCCGCCTCAGCCTGCGCGCCGCTCTGGACTACGAGCTGCAGCGCGCCTACGAGCTCGACGTGCAGGCCAGCGACCGCGGCGCCAGCCCGCTGGCCGCCAGCTGCAAGGTGCTGGTGCGCCTCCTCGACGTGAACGACAACGCGCCGGCCCTGGCCGTCAGCGCGCTCTCGGCAGGCCCGGGCAGCCCGGCGGCGGGGGCCGAGGCCGGCCTGGCCTTCGTCAGCGAGGCGGCGGCGCCCCAGAGCCTGGTGGCGCTGGTCAGCGCCTCGGACGGCGACGCGGGCGCCAACGGGCAGGTGCGCCTGGCCCTGCTGCCCGCGCCGCAGCAGCCCTTCGCCCTGCAGCGCGCCTACGAGGCCAGCTACCTGCTACTCACCGCTGCGCCCCTGGACCGCGAGCGCGTGCCCGAGTACAACCTCACGCTCGTGGCCGAGGACCTGGGCTCGCCCCCCGCCCGCACCGTGCGCCGCCTCACCGTGCGCTTGGCCGACGAGAACGACAACGCGCCGCGCTTCGCCGAGGCCCGCTACGAGCTGGTGCTGCTGGAGAACAACGCGCCCGGTGCCTACCTGGCCGCCCTGCTGGCCTCCGACCCGGACCTGGGCGCCAACGGCCGCCTCTCCTACCACCTGCTCGACGGCCCGGCCCCGGCCGCTGACGCCTCCCTTGCCACCTACCTCTCGCTGGACCCGGCCACCGGCGCCCTCTACGCCGCCCGCGCCTTCGACTACGAGCTCCTCAAGCAGCTGGAGGTGAGCGTCCAGGCCGTGGACGGCGGCTCTCCGCCGCTTTCTGGCACCGCCGTGGTCCGGGTGCGAGTGATGGACCAGAACGACAACGCGCCCCTCATCACTCACCCGCCCCTCCACAATGGATCCCTGGAGATTGGAGTGTCCAGCAAGGCCTCCCAGGACTCCCTCGTGATGCATATCAAAGCCCGAGACGCCGATGAGGGCATCAACTCGGAACTGAGCTTTGCCCTTTTAAAAgacccgcagcagcagcagcagcagcacccggGGGCACTGGACCTCTTTGCCATCAACCAGAAAACGGGAGAGATCTTCCTGGCCCAGAGCCTCTCCGAAGAGCAGCTGGGCCAGGTTTACCAAGCTCTTCTCAGGGTGGCAGATGGGGGACGGCCCCCACTCTCCACCACAGCCATGGTCAGCTTTCTAGTCACAGATGAGGCACCTCCCTCCGGTGGCCGGGACTCCCTGGCCAAGTCCAGCTCTGGGGAAAGGACGGCACTGCAGTGGGACGTCCCGTTGATTGTCATCATTGtcctggctggcagctgcaccttgCTGCTGGTTGCAATCGTCACCATCGCCACCACTTGCAACAAGCgcaagaaggagaaggagggagccCTGGAAGAGCCGCTGGACAGCTCCCCACTGGAGAAAGGGAGGCAAGAAGGCAAGGGGGGCCTGGCCCCTGCCAGCCCGCTAGCCCGAGGCTTTGAAGTGCACTCATTCCCCAGCAAATCCTCGTTTGCCAGCCCTGAGGACTCCCCAGCCAGTGAAGACATCCCAGCTTCTGAGAACAGCAGAGAGAGCGCCAGTCTATATGACAGCCACAGCCGGCTCCGAGACCCCCACTCAGAG TCCTATACCTCTACTCCTAGTtacagcaaagagcagggggccCCAGTGGCCATCTGGAAGGGCCATTCCTTCAACACCATCTCAGGCAGAGAGGCGGAGAAGTTCAGCGGAAAGGACAGCGGCAAAGGCGACAGCGACTTCAACGACAGCGACTCGGATATCAGCGGGGACGCCCTGAAGAAGGACCTCATCACTCACATGCAAAATG GGCTGTGGGCTTGTACTGCGGAATGCAAGGTCCTAGGCCACTCTGATCGATGCTGGAGCCCCTCCTGTGGCCGGTCCAATCCCCACGCGTCGCCCCACCCCAAGGCCCAGCTGTCCACGTTCAGCAAGAGCACCTCTCTGCCCAGGGACTCACTCCGCCGTGATAACTTCTACCAGGCACAGCTGCCCAAGACGGTGGGGCTGCAGAGTGTCTACGAGAAAGTCCTGCACAGAGATTTTGAGAGAACAATCACATTGCTGTcccctcctcacccaggaaggctGCCGGACCTCCAGGAGATCTCGGTGCCCGTATTCCAAGCCCCTCCGGCAAGATATTTGGGGCCTCCAACTGATGCTACTCAAAAAGTTTAA